Proteins from a single region of Macrotis lagotis isolate mMagLag1 chromosome 2, bilby.v1.9.chrom.fasta, whole genome shotgun sequence:
- the PRPF40B gene encoding pre-mRNA-processing factor 40 homolog B isoform X5: MEAGLGGAASAPAQKECSPGRAHPPARGPANQRGFYWWVGRAGPAARSLWHDAPSRNPSTLPPNGAASHEPETTCHPSHPPWHDAPDAPTNGGTTTNYTDTRDGTTHDARDADARGACHCSAVVTGADPTRVLWSEHVAPDGRIYYYNADDKQSVWEKPSVLKSKAELLLSQCPWKEYKSDTGKPYYYNNQSKESRWTRPKDLDELEALVKQEAAGKQQPQPQPQPQPEPPPATPGPAPVPTGLIEPEPGGQEDCELSEPTQPLDQGLVHQEESTSSAARRQEEEEPKLEPERSNFSWSNREKAKQAFKELLRDKAVPSNASWEQAMKMVVTDPRYSALPKLSEKKQAFNAYKAQREKEEKEEARLRAKEAKQTLQHFLEQHDRMTSTTRYRRAEQTFGELEVWAVVPERDRKEIYDDVLFFLAKKEKEQAKQLRRRNIQALKSILDGMSSVSFQTTWSQAQQHLMDNPSFAQDHQLQTCSLRADMDKEDALICFEEHIRALEREEEEERERARLRERRQHRKNREAFQTFLDELHETGQLHSMSTWMELYPAVSTDARFANMLGQPGSTPLDLFKFYVEDLKARFHDEKKIIKDILKDRGFSVEVNTAFEDFAHVISFDKRAAALDAGNIKLTFNSLLEKAEAREREREKEEARRLRRREAAFRSMLRQAAPALEPGTSWEEVRERFVCDSAFEQITLESERIRLFREFLQSECQHFHIKGRKHGKKGKKHHRKRSHSPSGSESEEDEQLPLLRPSKRRKWNPSESGSEPSSSLDSAESGGGPLGGRGSPSSRPPLGADHGFRKSKKPKKKGKKKRHKSNSPESEIEREKEKGSKEMEEKERERDKEREARRPEPRNRSPGLGLKKEKTGWDTSESELSEGELERRRRTLLQQLDDQQ, encoded by the exons atGGAGGCGGGCCTCGGGGGAGCGGCCTCCGCGCCGGCACAGAAAGAGTGCTCTCCCGGCCGGGCCCACCCTCCTGCCCGCGGCCCGGCCAATCAGAGAGGCTTTTACTGGTGGGTGGGCCGGGCCGGCCCAGCTGCTCGGAGCCTCTGGCATG ATGCCCCCTCCAGGAATCCCTCCACCCTTCCCCCCAATGGGGCTGCCTCCCATGAACCAGAGACCACCTGCCATCCCTCCCATCCCCCCTGGCATGATGCCCCCGATGCTCCCACCAATGGGGGGACCACCACCAATTACACAG ATACCAGGGATGGTACCACCCATGATGCCAGGGATGCTGATGCCCGCGGTGCCTGTCACTGCAGCG cTGTTGTGACTGGGGCAGATCCTACG AGGGTTTTGTGGAGTGAACACGTGGCTCCCGATGGGCGAATCTACTACTACAATGCAGATGACAAGCAGTCTGTGTGGGAGAAGCCCAGTGTCCTCAAGTCCAAAGCTGAG TTGCTGTTGTCTCAGTGCCCCTGGAAAGAATACAAGTCAGACACTGGCAAACCCTACTACTACAACAACCAGAGTAAGGAGTCCCGGTGGACCCGGCCTAAGGACCTGGATGAACTGGAGG CTTTGGTCAAACAGGAGGCTGCAGG GAAGCAgcagccacagccacagccacagccacagcctGAGCCACCACCTGCTACTCCTGGACCAGCCCCAGTCCCTACGGGCCTCATCGAACCTGAGCCAGGTGGGCAGGAAGATTGTGAACTCTCAGAACCTACCCAGCCTCTGGATCAGGGGCTTGTGCATCAGGAGGAAAGCACCAGCAG TGCTGCTAGGCGGCAGGAGGAGGAAGAACCAAAGCTCGAGCCAGAGAGGTCAAACTTTAGCTGGAGCAACCGAGAAAAGGCAAAGCAGGCATTCAAGGAATTGCTAAGGGACAAG GCTGTCCCCTCCAATGCTTCATGGGAACAAGCCATGAAGATGGTGGTCACTGACCCCCGCTACAG TGCTCTGCCAAAACTAAGTGAGAAAAAGCAGGCATTCAATGCCTACAAAGCACAgcgggagaaagaagaaaaggaagaggccCGTTTGAGGGCCAAAGAGGCCAAACAGACCCTTCAGCACTTTCTGGAACAGCATGACCGTATGACCTCTACCACTCGATACCG GCGAGCAGAGCAAACATTTGGGGAACTGGAAGTTTGGGCTGTAGTACCTGAGCGGGACCGTAAAGAAATATATGATGATGTCCTCTTCTTCCTTGCCAAGAAGGAGAAG GAACAGGCTAAACAACTGCGTCGCCGCAATATCCAGGCTCTAAAGAGTATTCTGGATGGAATGAGCAGTGTCAGCTTCCAAACTACCTGGTCCCAAGCTCAACAGCACCTCATGGACAACCCCAGCTTTGCCCAGGACCACCAGCTGCAGA CCTGCTCCCTGCGGGCAGACATGGACAAGGAGGATGCGCTGATCTGCTTTGAGGAGCATATCCGAGCCCTGGAgcgagaagaagaggaagagcgTGAGCGGGCCCGACTTCGGGAGAGACGTCAGCATCGCAAGAACCGTGAAGCCTTCCAG ACCTTCCTGGACGAGCTGCACGAGACAGGGCAGCTGCACTCCATGTCTACGTGGATGGAGCTGTACCCAGCGGTCAGCACCGATGCCCGCTTTGCCAACATGCTGGGCCAGCCGG GCTCCACCCCTCTGGATCTCTTCAAGTTTTATGTAGAGGATCTGAAGGCCAGATTCCATGATGAGAAGAAGATCATTAAGGACATCCTTAAG GATCGGGGTTTCAGTGTGGAAGTGAACACAGCCTTTGAGGACTTTGCACACGTCATCAGCTTTGACAAGAGGGCTGCTGCACTGGATGCTGGCAATATCAAGCTGACCTTCAATAGC CTCCTGGAAAAGGCAGAGGCACGAGAgcgggaaagggagaaggaggaagcacGAAGGCTTCGACGTAGGGAAGCTGCCTTTAGGAGTATGCTGAGGCAAGCTGCCCCTGCCCTTGAGCCTGGCACTAGCTGGGAGGAG GTCCGAGAACGCTTTGTGTGTGACTCCGCCTTTGAACAGATCACGTTGGAGTCAGAGAGGATACGCCTCTTCCGAGAGTTCTTACAG AGTGAGTGCCAACACTTTCACATCAAAGGTAGAAAACATGGCAAAAAGGGCAAGAAACATCATCGAAAGCGGTCTCATTCACCCTCG GGCTCTGAATCTGAGGAAGATGAGCAACTACCCCTTCTTCGGCCCTCCAAACGCAGAAAATGGAATCCCTCTGAGTCAGGCTCTGAACCCTCATCTTCACTTGATTCAGCTGAGAGTGGGGGTGGCCCTCTTGGAGGCCGGGGCTCTCCCTCCAGCCGCCCCCCTCTTGGAGCAG ATCATGGCTTCCGGAAGTCTAAGAAGCCGAAGAAGAAAGGCAAGAAGAAGAGGCACAAGTCG AACAGTCCTGAGAGTGAAATAGAgcgagagaaagagaaaggaagcaaggaaatggaagagaaagaacGAGAACGGGACAAAGAGAGGGAGGCCCGGAGGCCAGAGCCCCGGAATCGGTCCCCTGGCCTTGGACTTAAGAAAGAGAAG ACAGGCTGGGACACATCAGAGAGTGAGCTGAGTGAAGGGGAACTGGAACGGCGTCGCCGGACACTTCTGCAGCAGCTGGATGATCAGCAGTGA
- the PRPF40B gene encoding pre-mRNA-processing factor 40 homolog B isoform X4: MEAGLGGAASAPAQKECSPGRAHPPARGPANQRGFYWWVGRAGPAARSLWHVGSRFWPQALGNTCPFPTGAPHDATTLHAPSRNPSTLPPNGAASHEPETTCHPSHPPWHDAPDAPTNGGTTTNYTAVVTGADPTRVLWSEHVAPDGRIYYYNADDKQSVWEKPSVLKSKAELLLSQCPWKEYKSDTGKPYYYNNQSKESRWTRPKDLDELEALVKQEAAGKQQPQPQPQPQPEPPPATPGPAPVPTGLIEPEPGGQEDCELSEPTQPLDQGLVHQEESTSSAARRQEEEEPKLEPERSNFSWSNREKAKQAFKELLRDKAVPSNASWEQAMKMVVTDPRYSALPKLSEKKQAFNAYKAQREKEEKEEARLRAKEAKQTLQHFLEQHDRMTSTTRYRRAEQTFGELEVWAVVPERDRKEIYDDVLFFLAKKEKEQAKQLRRRNIQALKSILDGMSSVSFQTTWSQAQQHLMDNPSFAQDHQLQTCSLRADMDKEDALICFEEHIRALEREEEEERERARLRERRQHRKNREAFQTFLDELHETGQLHSMSTWMELYPAVSTDARFANMLGQPGSTPLDLFKFYVEDLKARFHDEKKIIKDILKDRGFSVEVNTAFEDFAHVISFDKRAAALDAGNIKLTFNSLLEKAEAREREREKEEARRLRRREAAFRSMLRQAAPALEPGTSWEEVRERFVCDSAFEQITLESERIRLFREFLQSECQHFHIKGRKHGKKGKKHHRKRSHSPSGSESEEDEQLPLLRPSKRRKWNPSESGSEPSSSLDSAESGGGPLGGRGSPSSRPPLGADHGFRKSKKPKKKGKKKRHKSNSPESEIEREKEKGSKEMEEKERERDKEREARRPEPRNRSPGLGLKKEKTGWDTSESELSEGELERRRRTLLQQLDDQQ; this comes from the exons atGGAGGCGGGCCTCGGGGGAGCGGCCTCCGCGCCGGCACAGAAAGAGTGCTCTCCCGGCCGGGCCCACCCTCCTGCCCGCGGCCCGGCCAATCAGAGAGGCTTTTACTGGTGGGTGGGCCGGGCCGGCCCAGCTGCTCGGAGCCTCTGGCATG TCGGTTCCCGATTCTGGCCCCAGGCCCTTGGCAACACCTGCCCCTTTCCCACCGGGGCCCCCCATGATGCCACCACCCTTC ATGCCCCCTCCAGGAATCCCTCCACCCTTCCCCCCAATGGGGCTGCCTCCCATGAACCAGAGACCACCTGCCATCCCTCCCATCCCCCCTGGCATGATGCCCCCGATGCTCCCACCAATGGGGGGACCACCACCAATTACACAG cTGTTGTGACTGGGGCAGATCCTACG AGGGTTTTGTGGAGTGAACACGTGGCTCCCGATGGGCGAATCTACTACTACAATGCAGATGACAAGCAGTCTGTGTGGGAGAAGCCCAGTGTCCTCAAGTCCAAAGCTGAG TTGCTGTTGTCTCAGTGCCCCTGGAAAGAATACAAGTCAGACACTGGCAAACCCTACTACTACAACAACCAGAGTAAGGAGTCCCGGTGGACCCGGCCTAAGGACCTGGATGAACTGGAGG CTTTGGTCAAACAGGAGGCTGCAGG GAAGCAgcagccacagccacagccacagccacagcctGAGCCACCACCTGCTACTCCTGGACCAGCCCCAGTCCCTACGGGCCTCATCGAACCTGAGCCAGGTGGGCAGGAAGATTGTGAACTCTCAGAACCTACCCAGCCTCTGGATCAGGGGCTTGTGCATCAGGAGGAAAGCACCAGCAG TGCTGCTAGGCGGCAGGAGGAGGAAGAACCAAAGCTCGAGCCAGAGAGGTCAAACTTTAGCTGGAGCAACCGAGAAAAGGCAAAGCAGGCATTCAAGGAATTGCTAAGGGACAAG GCTGTCCCCTCCAATGCTTCATGGGAACAAGCCATGAAGATGGTGGTCACTGACCCCCGCTACAG TGCTCTGCCAAAACTAAGTGAGAAAAAGCAGGCATTCAATGCCTACAAAGCACAgcgggagaaagaagaaaaggaagaggccCGTTTGAGGGCCAAAGAGGCCAAACAGACCCTTCAGCACTTTCTGGAACAGCATGACCGTATGACCTCTACCACTCGATACCG GCGAGCAGAGCAAACATTTGGGGAACTGGAAGTTTGGGCTGTAGTACCTGAGCGGGACCGTAAAGAAATATATGATGATGTCCTCTTCTTCCTTGCCAAGAAGGAGAAG GAACAGGCTAAACAACTGCGTCGCCGCAATATCCAGGCTCTAAAGAGTATTCTGGATGGAATGAGCAGTGTCAGCTTCCAAACTACCTGGTCCCAAGCTCAACAGCACCTCATGGACAACCCCAGCTTTGCCCAGGACCACCAGCTGCAGA CCTGCTCCCTGCGGGCAGACATGGACAAGGAGGATGCGCTGATCTGCTTTGAGGAGCATATCCGAGCCCTGGAgcgagaagaagaggaagagcgTGAGCGGGCCCGACTTCGGGAGAGACGTCAGCATCGCAAGAACCGTGAAGCCTTCCAG ACCTTCCTGGACGAGCTGCACGAGACAGGGCAGCTGCACTCCATGTCTACGTGGATGGAGCTGTACCCAGCGGTCAGCACCGATGCCCGCTTTGCCAACATGCTGGGCCAGCCGG GCTCCACCCCTCTGGATCTCTTCAAGTTTTATGTAGAGGATCTGAAGGCCAGATTCCATGATGAGAAGAAGATCATTAAGGACATCCTTAAG GATCGGGGTTTCAGTGTGGAAGTGAACACAGCCTTTGAGGACTTTGCACACGTCATCAGCTTTGACAAGAGGGCTGCTGCACTGGATGCTGGCAATATCAAGCTGACCTTCAATAGC CTCCTGGAAAAGGCAGAGGCACGAGAgcgggaaagggagaaggaggaagcacGAAGGCTTCGACGTAGGGAAGCTGCCTTTAGGAGTATGCTGAGGCAAGCTGCCCCTGCCCTTGAGCCTGGCACTAGCTGGGAGGAG GTCCGAGAACGCTTTGTGTGTGACTCCGCCTTTGAACAGATCACGTTGGAGTCAGAGAGGATACGCCTCTTCCGAGAGTTCTTACAG AGTGAGTGCCAACACTTTCACATCAAAGGTAGAAAACATGGCAAAAAGGGCAAGAAACATCATCGAAAGCGGTCTCATTCACCCTCG GGCTCTGAATCTGAGGAAGATGAGCAACTACCCCTTCTTCGGCCCTCCAAACGCAGAAAATGGAATCCCTCTGAGTCAGGCTCTGAACCCTCATCTTCACTTGATTCAGCTGAGAGTGGGGGTGGCCCTCTTGGAGGCCGGGGCTCTCCCTCCAGCCGCCCCCCTCTTGGAGCAG ATCATGGCTTCCGGAAGTCTAAGAAGCCGAAGAAGAAAGGCAAGAAGAAGAGGCACAAGTCG AACAGTCCTGAGAGTGAAATAGAgcgagagaaagagaaaggaagcaaggaaatggaagagaaagaacGAGAACGGGACAAAGAGAGGGAGGCCCGGAGGCCAGAGCCCCGGAATCGGTCCCCTGGCCTTGGACTTAAGAAAGAGAAG ACAGGCTGGGACACATCAGAGAGTGAGCTGAGTGAAGGGGAACTGGAACGGCGTCGCCGGACACTTCTGCAGCAGCTGGATGATCAGCAGTGA
- the PRPF40B gene encoding pre-mRNA-processing factor 40 homolog B isoform X6, whose protein sequence is MEAGLGGAASAPAQKECSPGRAHPPARGPANQRGFYWWVGRAGPAARSLWHVGSRFWPQALGNTCPFPTGAPHDATTLHAPSRNPSTLPPNGAASHEPETTCHPSHPPWHDAPDAPTNGGTTTNYTDTRDGTTHDARDADARGACHCSAVVTGADPTRVLWSEHVAPDGRIYYYNADDKQSVWEKPSVLKSKAELLLSQCPWKEYKSDTGKPYYYNNQSKESRWTRPKDLDELEALVKQEAAGKQQPQPQPQPQPEPPPATPGPAPVPTGLIEPEPGGQEDCELSEPTQPLDQGLVHQEESTSSAARRQEEEEPKLEPERSNFSWSNREKAKQAFKELLRDKAVPSNASWEQAMKMVVTDPRYSALPKLSEKKQAFNAYKAQREKEEKEEARLRAKEAKQTLQHFLEQHDRMTSTTRYRRAEQTFGELEVWAVVPERDRKEIYDDVLFFLAKKEKEQAKQLRRRNIQALKSILDGMSSVSFQTTWSQAQQHLMDNPSFAQDHQLQTCSLRADMDKEDALICFEEHIRALEREEEEERERARLRERRQHRKNREAFQTFLDELHETGQLHSMSTWMELYPAVSTDARFANMLGQPGSTPLDLFKFYVEDLKARFHDEKKIIKDILKDRGFSVEVNTAFEDFAHVISFDKRAAALDAGNIKLTFNSLLEKAEAREREREKEEARRLRRREAAFRSMLRQAAPALEPGTSWEEVRERFVCDSAFEQITLESERIRLFREFLQGSESEEDEQLPLLRPSKRRKWNPSESGSEPSSSLDSAESGGGPLGGRGSPSSRPPLGADHGFRKSKKPKKKGKKKRHKSNSPESEIEREKEKGSKEMEEKERERDKEREARRPEPRNRSPGLGLKKEKTGWDTSESELSEGELERRRRTLLQQLDDQQ, encoded by the exons atGGAGGCGGGCCTCGGGGGAGCGGCCTCCGCGCCGGCACAGAAAGAGTGCTCTCCCGGCCGGGCCCACCCTCCTGCCCGCGGCCCGGCCAATCAGAGAGGCTTTTACTGGTGGGTGGGCCGGGCCGGCCCAGCTGCTCGGAGCCTCTGGCATG TCGGTTCCCGATTCTGGCCCCAGGCCCTTGGCAACACCTGCCCCTTTCCCACCGGGGCCCCCCATGATGCCACCACCCTTC ATGCCCCCTCCAGGAATCCCTCCACCCTTCCCCCCAATGGGGCTGCCTCCCATGAACCAGAGACCACCTGCCATCCCTCCCATCCCCCCTGGCATGATGCCCCCGATGCTCCCACCAATGGGGGGACCACCACCAATTACACAG ATACCAGGGATGGTACCACCCATGATGCCAGGGATGCTGATGCCCGCGGTGCCTGTCACTGCAGCG cTGTTGTGACTGGGGCAGATCCTACG AGGGTTTTGTGGAGTGAACACGTGGCTCCCGATGGGCGAATCTACTACTACAATGCAGATGACAAGCAGTCTGTGTGGGAGAAGCCCAGTGTCCTCAAGTCCAAAGCTGAG TTGCTGTTGTCTCAGTGCCCCTGGAAAGAATACAAGTCAGACACTGGCAAACCCTACTACTACAACAACCAGAGTAAGGAGTCCCGGTGGACCCGGCCTAAGGACCTGGATGAACTGGAGG CTTTGGTCAAACAGGAGGCTGCAGG GAAGCAgcagccacagccacagccacagccacagcctGAGCCACCACCTGCTACTCCTGGACCAGCCCCAGTCCCTACGGGCCTCATCGAACCTGAGCCAGGTGGGCAGGAAGATTGTGAACTCTCAGAACCTACCCAGCCTCTGGATCAGGGGCTTGTGCATCAGGAGGAAAGCACCAGCAG TGCTGCTAGGCGGCAGGAGGAGGAAGAACCAAAGCTCGAGCCAGAGAGGTCAAACTTTAGCTGGAGCAACCGAGAAAAGGCAAAGCAGGCATTCAAGGAATTGCTAAGGGACAAG GCTGTCCCCTCCAATGCTTCATGGGAACAAGCCATGAAGATGGTGGTCACTGACCCCCGCTACAG TGCTCTGCCAAAACTAAGTGAGAAAAAGCAGGCATTCAATGCCTACAAAGCACAgcgggagaaagaagaaaaggaagaggccCGTTTGAGGGCCAAAGAGGCCAAACAGACCCTTCAGCACTTTCTGGAACAGCATGACCGTATGACCTCTACCACTCGATACCG GCGAGCAGAGCAAACATTTGGGGAACTGGAAGTTTGGGCTGTAGTACCTGAGCGGGACCGTAAAGAAATATATGATGATGTCCTCTTCTTCCTTGCCAAGAAGGAGAAG GAACAGGCTAAACAACTGCGTCGCCGCAATATCCAGGCTCTAAAGAGTATTCTGGATGGAATGAGCAGTGTCAGCTTCCAAACTACCTGGTCCCAAGCTCAACAGCACCTCATGGACAACCCCAGCTTTGCCCAGGACCACCAGCTGCAGA CCTGCTCCCTGCGGGCAGACATGGACAAGGAGGATGCGCTGATCTGCTTTGAGGAGCATATCCGAGCCCTGGAgcgagaagaagaggaagagcgTGAGCGGGCCCGACTTCGGGAGAGACGTCAGCATCGCAAGAACCGTGAAGCCTTCCAG ACCTTCCTGGACGAGCTGCACGAGACAGGGCAGCTGCACTCCATGTCTACGTGGATGGAGCTGTACCCAGCGGTCAGCACCGATGCCCGCTTTGCCAACATGCTGGGCCAGCCGG GCTCCACCCCTCTGGATCTCTTCAAGTTTTATGTAGAGGATCTGAAGGCCAGATTCCATGATGAGAAGAAGATCATTAAGGACATCCTTAAG GATCGGGGTTTCAGTGTGGAAGTGAACACAGCCTTTGAGGACTTTGCACACGTCATCAGCTTTGACAAGAGGGCTGCTGCACTGGATGCTGGCAATATCAAGCTGACCTTCAATAGC CTCCTGGAAAAGGCAGAGGCACGAGAgcgggaaagggagaaggaggaagcacGAAGGCTTCGACGTAGGGAAGCTGCCTTTAGGAGTATGCTGAGGCAAGCTGCCCCTGCCCTTGAGCCTGGCACTAGCTGGGAGGAG GTCCGAGAACGCTTTGTGTGTGACTCCGCCTTTGAACAGATCACGTTGGAGTCAGAGAGGATACGCCTCTTCCGAGAGTTCTTACAG GGCTCTGAATCTGAGGAAGATGAGCAACTACCCCTTCTTCGGCCCTCCAAACGCAGAAAATGGAATCCCTCTGAGTCAGGCTCTGAACCCTCATCTTCACTTGATTCAGCTGAGAGTGGGGGTGGCCCTCTTGGAGGCCGGGGCTCTCCCTCCAGCCGCCCCCCTCTTGGAGCAG ATCATGGCTTCCGGAAGTCTAAGAAGCCGAAGAAGAAAGGCAAGAAGAAGAGGCACAAGTCG AACAGTCCTGAGAGTGAAATAGAgcgagagaaagagaaaggaagcaaggaaatggaagagaaagaacGAGAACGGGACAAAGAGAGGGAGGCCCGGAGGCCAGAGCCCCGGAATCGGTCCCCTGGCCTTGGACTTAAGAAAGAGAAG ACAGGCTGGGACACATCAGAGAGTGAGCTGAGTGAAGGGGAACTGGAACGGCGTCGCCGGACACTTCTGCAGCAGCTGGATGATCAGCAGTGA
- the PRPF40B gene encoding pre-mRNA-processing factor 40 homolog B isoform X1: MEAGLGGAASAPAQKECSPGRAHPPARGPANQRGFYWWVGRAGPAARSLWHVGSRFWPQALGNTCPFPTGAPHDATTLHAPSRNPSTLPPNGAASHEPETTCHPSHPPWHDAPDAPTNGGTTTNYTDTRDGTTHDARDADARGACHCSAVVTGADPTRVLWSEHVAPDGRIYYYNADDKQSVWEKPSVLKSKAELLLSQCPWKEYKSDTGKPYYYNNQSKESRWTRPKDLDELEALVKQEAAGKQQPQPQPQPQPEPPPATPGPAPVPTGLIEPEPGGQEDCELSEPTQPLDQGLVHQEESTSSAARRQEEEEPKLEPERSNFSWSNREKAKQAFKELLRDKAVPSNASWEQAMKMVVTDPRYSALPKLSEKKQAFNAYKAQREKEEKEEARLRAKEAKQTLQHFLEQHDRMTSTTRYRRAEQTFGELEVWAVVPERDRKEIYDDVLFFLAKKEKEQAKQLRRRNIQALKSILDGMSSVSFQTTWSQAQQHLMDNPSFAQDHQLQTCSLRADMDKEDALICFEEHIRALEREEEEERERARLRERRQHRKNREAFQTFLDELHETGQLHSMSTWMELYPAVSTDARFANMLGQPGSTPLDLFKFYVEDLKARFHDEKKIIKDILKDRGFSVEVNTAFEDFAHVISFDKRAAALDAGNIKLTFNSLLEKAEAREREREKEEARRLRRREAAFRSMLRQAAPALEPGTSWEEVRERFVCDSAFEQITLESERIRLFREFLQSECQHFHIKGRKHGKKGKKHHRKRSHSPSGSESEEDEQLPLLRPSKRRKWNPSESGSEPSSSLDSAESGGGPLGGRGSPSSRPPLGADHGFRKSKKPKKKGKKKRHKSNSPESEIEREKEKGSKEMEEKERERDKEREARRPEPRNRSPGLGLKKEKTGWDTSESELSEGELERRRRTLLQQLDDQQ; this comes from the exons atGGAGGCGGGCCTCGGGGGAGCGGCCTCCGCGCCGGCACAGAAAGAGTGCTCTCCCGGCCGGGCCCACCCTCCTGCCCGCGGCCCGGCCAATCAGAGAGGCTTTTACTGGTGGGTGGGCCGGGCCGGCCCAGCTGCTCGGAGCCTCTGGCATG TCGGTTCCCGATTCTGGCCCCAGGCCCTTGGCAACACCTGCCCCTTTCCCACCGGGGCCCCCCATGATGCCACCACCCTTC ATGCCCCCTCCAGGAATCCCTCCACCCTTCCCCCCAATGGGGCTGCCTCCCATGAACCAGAGACCACCTGCCATCCCTCCCATCCCCCCTGGCATGATGCCCCCGATGCTCCCACCAATGGGGGGACCACCACCAATTACACAG ATACCAGGGATGGTACCACCCATGATGCCAGGGATGCTGATGCCCGCGGTGCCTGTCACTGCAGCG cTGTTGTGACTGGGGCAGATCCTACG AGGGTTTTGTGGAGTGAACACGTGGCTCCCGATGGGCGAATCTACTACTACAATGCAGATGACAAGCAGTCTGTGTGGGAGAAGCCCAGTGTCCTCAAGTCCAAAGCTGAG TTGCTGTTGTCTCAGTGCCCCTGGAAAGAATACAAGTCAGACACTGGCAAACCCTACTACTACAACAACCAGAGTAAGGAGTCCCGGTGGACCCGGCCTAAGGACCTGGATGAACTGGAGG CTTTGGTCAAACAGGAGGCTGCAGG GAAGCAgcagccacagccacagccacagccacagcctGAGCCACCACCTGCTACTCCTGGACCAGCCCCAGTCCCTACGGGCCTCATCGAACCTGAGCCAGGTGGGCAGGAAGATTGTGAACTCTCAGAACCTACCCAGCCTCTGGATCAGGGGCTTGTGCATCAGGAGGAAAGCACCAGCAG TGCTGCTAGGCGGCAGGAGGAGGAAGAACCAAAGCTCGAGCCAGAGAGGTCAAACTTTAGCTGGAGCAACCGAGAAAAGGCAAAGCAGGCATTCAAGGAATTGCTAAGGGACAAG GCTGTCCCCTCCAATGCTTCATGGGAACAAGCCATGAAGATGGTGGTCACTGACCCCCGCTACAG TGCTCTGCCAAAACTAAGTGAGAAAAAGCAGGCATTCAATGCCTACAAAGCACAgcgggagaaagaagaaaaggaagaggccCGTTTGAGGGCCAAAGAGGCCAAACAGACCCTTCAGCACTTTCTGGAACAGCATGACCGTATGACCTCTACCACTCGATACCG GCGAGCAGAGCAAACATTTGGGGAACTGGAAGTTTGGGCTGTAGTACCTGAGCGGGACCGTAAAGAAATATATGATGATGTCCTCTTCTTCCTTGCCAAGAAGGAGAAG GAACAGGCTAAACAACTGCGTCGCCGCAATATCCAGGCTCTAAAGAGTATTCTGGATGGAATGAGCAGTGTCAGCTTCCAAACTACCTGGTCCCAAGCTCAACAGCACCTCATGGACAACCCCAGCTTTGCCCAGGACCACCAGCTGCAGA CCTGCTCCCTGCGGGCAGACATGGACAAGGAGGATGCGCTGATCTGCTTTGAGGAGCATATCCGAGCCCTGGAgcgagaagaagaggaagagcgTGAGCGGGCCCGACTTCGGGAGAGACGTCAGCATCGCAAGAACCGTGAAGCCTTCCAG ACCTTCCTGGACGAGCTGCACGAGACAGGGCAGCTGCACTCCATGTCTACGTGGATGGAGCTGTACCCAGCGGTCAGCACCGATGCCCGCTTTGCCAACATGCTGGGCCAGCCGG GCTCCACCCCTCTGGATCTCTTCAAGTTTTATGTAGAGGATCTGAAGGCCAGATTCCATGATGAGAAGAAGATCATTAAGGACATCCTTAAG GATCGGGGTTTCAGTGTGGAAGTGAACACAGCCTTTGAGGACTTTGCACACGTCATCAGCTTTGACAAGAGGGCTGCTGCACTGGATGCTGGCAATATCAAGCTGACCTTCAATAGC CTCCTGGAAAAGGCAGAGGCACGAGAgcgggaaagggagaaggaggaagcacGAAGGCTTCGACGTAGGGAAGCTGCCTTTAGGAGTATGCTGAGGCAAGCTGCCCCTGCCCTTGAGCCTGGCACTAGCTGGGAGGAG GTCCGAGAACGCTTTGTGTGTGACTCCGCCTTTGAACAGATCACGTTGGAGTCAGAGAGGATACGCCTCTTCCGAGAGTTCTTACAG AGTGAGTGCCAACACTTTCACATCAAAGGTAGAAAACATGGCAAAAAGGGCAAGAAACATCATCGAAAGCGGTCTCATTCACCCTCG GGCTCTGAATCTGAGGAAGATGAGCAACTACCCCTTCTTCGGCCCTCCAAACGCAGAAAATGGAATCCCTCTGAGTCAGGCTCTGAACCCTCATCTTCACTTGATTCAGCTGAGAGTGGGGGTGGCCCTCTTGGAGGCCGGGGCTCTCCCTCCAGCCGCCCCCCTCTTGGAGCAG ATCATGGCTTCCGGAAGTCTAAGAAGCCGAAGAAGAAAGGCAAGAAGAAGAGGCACAAGTCG AACAGTCCTGAGAGTGAAATAGAgcgagagaaagagaaaggaagcaaggaaatggaagagaaagaacGAGAACGGGACAAAGAGAGGGAGGCCCGGAGGCCAGAGCCCCGGAATCGGTCCCCTGGCCTTGGACTTAAGAAAGAGAAG ACAGGCTGGGACACATCAGAGAGTGAGCTGAGTGAAGGGGAACTGGAACGGCGTCGCCGGACACTTCTGCAGCAGCTGGATGATCAGCAGTGA